A portion of the Cololabis saira isolate AMF1-May2022 chromosome 17, fColSai1.1, whole genome shotgun sequence genome contains these proteins:
- the blnk gene encoding B-cell linker protein isoform X3, whose amino-acid sequence MQTLGLNMNKDTLNKLVAPATAKLRQLQKIVQDIRKNDGSLLDKFRRLKSKPLPNIPARDYGDDDQSSDREYHNEEYEELPEEDNYEPPPSHREFSAPSASLPRGEYLDQRPSRPPKTPLRPGRVSKQLPPEPQTSDEEDYINPDAANDGDYVEPEENPASNPMMHGGSRAARDLDCGPKFYKVPDKEERSLTFPPNRLCPVPAKQTQSLPPRPSPRLNIRRSPLPVQESADNTEYEVADPHDSPRPQPPAGPRPPLPRPLLRESKPSIMPKPEIKPREFESRTLPVMHQDQNSPPRAFTMDFKRPKLPCPQFTPPKAAERGGVAAENGSMSQEKDRDMSNKPWFAGACDRRTADEALLRSNKDGAFLVRRSSGQDALQPFTLVVFYRGRVYNIPIRVVAGSGQFALGRQKHGEEHFSSISHIVENHQRNPLVLIDAQSNSKDSTKLCHAVKP is encoded by the exons ATGCAAACTCTTGGGTTAAATATGAATAAGGATACGTTGAACAAACTCGTTGCTCCAGCCACAGCCAAGCTCCG GCAGCTGCAGAAGATTGTGCAAGACATCAGGAAAAACGACGGCAGTTTACTGGACAAATTCAGAAG ACTGAAGAGCAAGCCGCTCCCAAACATTCCTGCCAGAGATTACGGAG ATGATGATCAGTCGTCTGATCGAGAATAC CACAACGAGGAGTATGAGGAGCTCCCTGAAGAGGATAACTACGAGCCTCCTCCGAGCCACCGAGAGTTCTCAGCCCCGTCCGCCTCCCTCCCCAGAGGGGAGTATCTCG ACCAGCGTCCCAGTCGCCCTCCTAAAACGCCGCTCCGCCCAGGCAGGGTCTCAaaacagctgcccccggagccCCAGACCAGCGACGAG GAAGATTACATAAACCCCGACGCGGCCAACGACGGCGACTACGTAGAGCCGGAGGAGAATCCAGCTTCCA ATCCCATGATGCACGGCGGCAGCAGAGCTGCACGAGACCTGGACTGTGGCCCTA aGTTTTATAAagtccctgacaaagag GAGAGATCCTTAACGTTTCCTCCAAACAG ACTGTGTCCAGTTCCTGCCAAACAGACTCAGTCTCTCCCACCAAGACCCAGCCCCAG GTTAAACATTAGGAGATCTCCACTTCCT GTTCAAGAGTCTGCAGATAATACTGAATATGAAGTCGCTGATCCACATGATA GTCCCAGACCTCAACCTCCGGCtggtcctcgtcctcctctcccCAGACCTCTACTCAGAGA atcaAAACCTTCCATAATGCCG AAGCCAGAAATAAAACCGAGGGAATTTGAAA GCAGGACGTTGCCCGTGATGCACCAGGACCAGAACTCTCCTCCAAGAGCTTTTACCATGGACTTTAAACGGCCAAA ACTCCCCTGCCCACAGTTCACCCCCCCCA AAGCAGCAGAGAGGGGAGGAGTGGCTGCAGAAAACGGCTCCATGAGCCAGGAGAAG GACAGAGATATGAGTAACAAGCCCTGGTTTGCTGGAGCGTGTGACCGCAGGACGGCCGACGAAGCCCTGCTACGCTCCAACAAG GACGGAGCGTTCCTGGTGCGCCGGAGCTCGGGCCAGGACGCGCTGCAGCCGTTCACGTTGGTGGTTTTCTACCGGGGCCGGGTCTACAACATCCCCATCAGGGTGGTGGCCGGGTCGGGCCAGTTCGCCCTGGGCCGCCAGAAGCAcggggaggag cATTTCAGCAGCATCTCCCACATCGTGGAGAATCACCAGAGGAACCCGCTGGTTCTGATCGACGCCCAGAGCAACAGCAAGGATTCCACCAAGCTCTGCCACGCCGTCAAGCCGTGA